In the genome of Octopus sinensis linkage group LG12, ASM634580v1, whole genome shotgun sequence, one region contains:
- the LOC115217957 gene encoding general transcription factor II-I repeat domain-containing protein 2-like: MCPENVDLFSVISLSANTVARRVEHIERNIKSQLKDKASKFVCFSVALDESIDVSDTSQLLLFIRGINANFEITEELVSVHSMHGTTTGIDIFREVEKSVAEYNLEWKKLKCITTDGGRNMCGTKKGLVGQINKVIENSGGLKPLVLHCILHQQALCGKHLDLSSVLDPVISTVNYIRSHGLKHRQFRDFLEEMNAEFPDLPYYTSVRWLSYGKILARFFELRTEIEIFLNEKNHSQVLLKDSEWLWKLAFSADLTMHLNDFNLRIQGETSLICDLYSKVKAFRKKLILFETLKQQFEERFSDLDACSSKLRIFENPFNSVIGDLPSELQMEVIDLQSNDILKDKYKEGNLIEFYKCLPSDQFLHLRRFACEFISVFGTTYLCEKTFSKMKYTKSCYRSQLSDEHLNALLVIGTTHFEPQLDKILSEMKQFHVSPIDQS; this comes from the exons ATGTGTCCAGAAAACGTAGATTTATTTTCCGTAATTAGTCTTTCTGCGAACACTGTTGCTCGTAGGGTTgaacatattgaaagaaatattaaatcacagCTAAaagacaaagccagcaagtttgtaTGCTTTTCTGTTGCACTTGATGAGTCAATTGATGTATCAGACACATCCCAATTGTTATTGTTCATCAGAGGAATAAATGCCAATTTTGAGATTACTGAGGAACTTGTATCTGTGCACAGCATGCATGGAACAACAACAGgcatagatatttttagagaagtGGAAAAGTCAGTGGCTGAGTATAATTTGGAATGGAAAAAACTAAAATGCATAACAACAGATGGTGGCAGAAATATGTGTGGAACCAAAAAGGGCTTAGTTGGGCAAATTAACAAAGTAATTGAGAATTCCGGTGGATTGAAACCTTTGGTATTGCATTGTATTCTTCATCAGCAAGCACTGTGTGGAAAGCATCTTGATTTATCATCTGTATTAGATCCTGTGATTTCCACTGTTAACTACATAAGATCTCATGGACTCAAACATCGCCAATTTCGTGATTTCTTGGAGGAAATGAATGCTGAGTTTCCAGACCTACCTTACTATACTTCAGTAAGATGGCTTAGCTATGGAAAAATTCTGGCTAGATTTTTTGAGCTTCgaactgaaattgaaatatttttaaatgagaaaaaccaTTCACAGGTGTTGCTCAAAGACAGTGAATGGCTCTGGAAATTAGCATTTTCAGCCGATTTAACTATGCATCTCAATGATTTCAACCTACGGATACAAGGTGAAACTTCACTCATCTGTGATTTGTACTCAAAGGTGAAAGCTTTTCGTAAGAAATTAATACTATTTGAAA CTTTGAAACAACAGTTTGAAGAACGTTTTTCTGATCTTGATGCATGTTCTTCAAAactaagaatttttgaaaatccaTTTAACTCTGTTATTGGAGACTTACCTTCTGAGTTACAAATGGAAGTTATTGATTTGCAATCCAATGACATCCTGAAGGACAAATATAAAGAGGGAAATTTGATTGAATTCTACAAATGCCTTCCATCCgaccaatttcttcatttaaggAGGTTTGCCTGTgaattcatttcagtttttgGCACCACATATTTGTGTGAGAAGACTTTTTCAAAGATGAAATACACAAAATCCTGCTACAGATCACAATTGTCTGATGAACATTTAAATGCATTGCTTGTTATTGGAACCACTCATTTTGAACCTCAGTTGGACAAAATTTTGtcagaaatgaaacaatttcatgTTTCCCCTATTGatcaaagttaa